The stretch of DNA CGTCGGGGTCGTGCTGGGCGGCCATGCGCTCGGCCTCGGCGGCGTACTGTTCGCGCTTGTCGTCGCCGGTCTCGCCGAGGTTGCCGGGGTCTGCGTCGATCCCCGCGGTGGTGTCCCGCCGGTCGCCGAAGGAGGTGAGCGCCCGCTCCTTCCGGAGGTAGCGCTCGCCGTCGGGGGTGGCGTAGACGAGGATGACGATGTTCTGCTCGTCGTCGGAGTAGGTGCGTTCGACGAGCCAGACGCGGACGGTGTCGGCGTCGCTGTCGTCGGCCATGTCGGTACTGACGGCGGGCGGCGTGAAAACCCTTCAGGCCAGCCCCGGCGTGTGAGAACGCGGATGGGGCCGGCGACCTCACTCCTCGTCGACGGGCTTGCGAGGGACGATCGTCGGCCCCTCCGGGCCGAACCCGACCTCGGCCTCGACGCCGAACACGTCCGCCAGCAGATCCGGCGTCACCACCTCATCGGGCGGCCCCCACTCGTAGGGCTCGCCGTCACGGAGCGCGATGAGGTTGTCCGCGAAGCGGGCGGCCTGCCCGATGTCGTGGAGGACGACACAGACCGTGACGCCGCGCTCCTCGTTGAGTTCGCGGGCGGCCCGCAGCACGCGGAGCTGGTGGTGCAGGTCGAGAAACGTCGTCGGCTCGTCCAGCAGCAGCGCGTCGGTCTCCTGTGCGAACGTCATCGCGAGCCACGCGAGCTGTTGCTGCCCGCCGGAGAGCCCGCCGACCGCCCGATCGGCGAGGTGGGAGACGCCGACGCGTTCGAGTGCGCGGTCGATCGCCTCGTGGTCTTCCTCGCTCAGCGACTCGAAGAAGCCGCGATGGGGGTAGCGCCCGTGGGCGGCGAGCTCCCGCACCGTCGTCGACGCCGGGGCGTCGTTCTGCTGGGAGAGCAGCCCCAGCTTCCGGGCGAACTCGGTCGTCTCGTACTGTTCGACGTCCCGGCCGTCGAAGTACACCGTCCCGTTCTCCGGCGAGAGCTCGGCGTTCATCGACTTCAGCAGCGTCGACTTCCCGCTGCCGTTCGGGCCGACCAGCGCGGTCACTTCGCCGGCGGGCACGGTCAGCCGGTCGAGTTCGACGACCGGCTCGCCCGGCTCGTAGGCGAGGCTGAGGTCGCTCGCCTCGATCCCGGGCGGCGCCTCCTCGCCGTCGGCGTCGACCGTCGTGTCGTCGTTTGGTCCGGCAGTGCTGTCGCCGTCGTGGGTGTCCCGTTTGCTCACAGTTGACCGACCTCCGTGCGGCGCATCAGGTAGAGGAAGTACGGGCCGCCGACCAGCCCGGTGAGGATCCCGACCGGGAGCTGGGTGCCGGGGATCGCCAGCCGCGCGCCGACGTCGGCGACGACGACCAGCGCCGGGCCGGCGAAGGCGCTGCCGAGCACCACGCGCTTGTAGTCCGAGCCGACGAGCTGGCGCACCATGTGCGGGACGATCAGTCCGACGAAGCTGACGATCCCCGCGACCGCGATCGCGGTGCCGGCCGCGAGCACCGCCACGCCGGAGAGTAAGAATCGCACGCGCTCGACGGACATCCCCAGCGAGCGCGCGGTGCGCTCGCCCAGCAGCAGGACGTTGAGCTGGCGGGCGCCCGCGAGCGTGATCGGTACGGTCGCGATCGTCCACGGCAGCGCGATCCGGACCTGCTCCCAGTCGACCCCGGTCAGCGAGCCGGTCGTCCACGAGATCGCCGACTGGACGACGCCCAGATCGTCGGTGAAGAAGAACAGTCCCGTCTGGAGTGAGTTGAACACCGTCGAGACGATCACGCCCGCGAGCACCAGCCGGACGGGGTTGGTACCGCCCTTCCACGCGATCGCGTAGACGAGACCGAACGCGACGGCGCCGCCGCCGGCGGCGATCAGCGGGAGAAACGGCGCCAGCCCGGCGAACACGACGAGCGTGAGCAGGATCGCCAGCCCCGCGCCCGCGGAGACACCGAGGATGAACGGGGAAGCGAGCTCGTTGCGCGTCACCGCCTGAAACACCGCGCCCGAGATCGCGAGGTTCGTCCCGACCATCATCGCGACGAGCACCCGCGGCAGACGGATCCCCCAGACGATCAGCGTCTCGCGGCCGAGCTCGACCTCTGCGGTCGAGAAGCCAAGTAGCTCCGCGACGCGCGTCCCCAGCCCGTCGCCGAGCAGCAGGCGGAGCGGGTACTGAGGGTTGGTCCAGACGGCCGGGTCGAACACGGCGCGCCACGCGTCGAGTATCGACATCGTGTACGTCCCGAAGCTCACCTGCACCAGCCCGCCGAAGCCGACGATCAGACAGCTCCCGAGGATCAGCGCCGCCACCCGGGAGTCGATCCACGAGACCGCGGCGCGGAGCTCGGGGACGATCTCGCCCGTCTCACTCGCCACGACGACCTCCCCCGCGTTGCATATGATTTAGGCAGACCTAAACATGTATAAGGGTAGCGATCCGGCGCCACCCGATCGCGTCACTCGGTGAAGGTGACGGCCTCGCCGTCGGCCGTTTCGCGGAGGCGTTCGGGCTCGATCTCCCACACCGACGTCGGCGTGCCGGCGGCGGCCCAGACCGTCCCGTACTCGAGCAGCGCGGGGTCGAACAGCGTCGGCAGCTCCCGCTCGTGACAGATCGGCGGAACGCCGCCGATCGCCCACCCCGTCGCCTCCCGGACGAGGTCGGGCGACGCCATCGAGACCTCGCTCGCGGCGACGCCCGCCCACTCGGCGATGGCGCTCTCGTCGACGTGTTCCGCACCAGAGGTCAGGCAGAGAACGGGATCGTTGTCCACGGAGAACACGAGGCTCTTCACGATCTGTCCGACCTCGCAGCCGACCGCGTCGGCGGCGTCCTCGGCGGTCGGCGTCCCCGCCTCGGGGAACTCGACCGGCTCGATCGACAGCCCGTAGCGCTCCTTCGCCACCTCGGTGAACTCCGTGACGCGTGCGTGCATACACCGTGACTCGCTCTCGGGGAGTATGTGCTTATCGGGGGCGTGCCCGGCGATAGATTGATAATCGTGTGCATTGTTACTGGGTAACATGGTTCGATCGGCGGACAACGCGACCGACCAGCGGCTGAGCGCTCTCGAACACGCCTGCCGGGGCGTCGTCGGCGACCGGCTCCGCAGCGTCAGCGTCGACGGCCCGGAGTACAGCGGGACGCTCTACCGCCGCAGCGATCTCGCGCCGGGCACCGACGGGCCGGTCCACGAGGCGATGGCGGAGGGAGCCTCGTGTGAGGTGCTCACCGACGGTGGTCGATCGTCACCGCCGTCCGCCGATCCCGATGGTGGGCAAACGGTGTGTGAGTTCGACCGTGGCTACGTCGCCCGTATGCAGATCGGCGAAACCAGCGTCGTCGCGACGACGGACGGGCTGAAGATGGACCGTGAGTCGGAGCTCTCGGCGGCGGTGCGTGGCGTCTTCGAGTAAAAGGACGCGGTGCCGGTCAGGCGAACAGCGCCGTCGCGGCTTCCTGTGCGGTCTCGATCACCGGCCCGAACCCGGGCAGCAGTAGCACCGTACCGATCAGCGCGATCGCCAGCGCGGCGTACAGCGCCGTCGGCGCGCCGGCGAGGTCGTGCTCGCCCTCCTCGAACCACATCGCCCGCACGACGCGGGAGTAGTAGTACAGCGAGAGCGAGCTGTTGATCACGGCGACCACGACCAGCCACCAGAGGCCGGCCTCGACGGCGCCCGCGAACAGGAACAGCTTCGAGAAGAAGCCGCCCAGCGGCGGGACGCCCGCCAGCGAGAACAGGAACGCCGTCATCGCCACCGCGGCGAACGGCTTCTCGGCGCCCAGCCCGTTGTAGTCCTCGAACCGGCGCCCGACGCCCCAGTTCTCGGCCAGCGCGACGAACAGGAACGCACCCGTGTTCATGAAGCCGTAGACGAACAGGTGGGCCATCGCGGCGCCCATCACGTCGCCGTTCGTCGTGGCCTCAGCGGAGATCGCGGCGAGACCGATCAGCACGTAGCCGGCGTGCCCGATCGAGGAGTACGCCAGCATTCGCTTGACTTTCTCCTGGGTGGCGGCGGCGAAGTTACCGAGCACCATCGTCGCCACCGCGAGGATCTGGAACAGCAACGC from Halolamina sediminis encodes:
- a CDS encoding YbaK/EbsC family protein, with translation MHARVTEFTEVAKERYGLSIEPVEFPEAGTPTAEDAADAVGCEVGQIVKSLVFSVDNDPVLCLTSGAEHVDESAIAEWAGVAASEVSMASPDLVREATGWAIGGVPPICHERELPTLFDPALLEYGTVWAAAGTPTSVWEIEPERLRETADGEAVTFTE
- a CDS encoding FecCD family ABC transporter permease, with product MASETGEIVPELRAAVSWIDSRVAALILGSCLIVGFGGLVQVSFGTYTMSILDAWRAVFDPAVWTNPQYPLRLLLGDGLGTRVAELLGFSTAEVELGRETLIVWGIRLPRVLVAMMVGTNLAISGAVFQAVTRNELASPFILGVSAGAGLAILLTLVVFAGLAPFLPLIAAGGGAVAFGLVYAIAWKGGTNPVRLVLAGVIVSTVFNSLQTGLFFFTDDLGVVQSAISWTTGSLTGVDWEQVRIALPWTIATVPITLAGARQLNVLLLGERTARSLGMSVERVRFLLSGVAVLAAGTAIAVAGIVSFVGLIVPHMVRQLVGSDYKRVVLGSAFAGPALVVVADVGARLAIPGTQLPVGILTGLVGGPYFLYLMRRTEVGQL
- a CDS encoding ABC transporter ATP-binding protein, whose amino-acid sequence is MSKRDTHDGDSTAGPNDDTTVDADGEEAPPGIEASDLSLAYEPGEPVVELDRLTVPAGEVTALVGPNGSGKSTLLKSMNAELSPENGTVYFDGRDVEQYETTEFARKLGLLSQQNDAPASTTVRELAAHGRYPHRGFFESLSEEDHEAIDRALERVGVSHLADRAVGGLSGGQQQLAWLAMTFAQETDALLLDEPTTFLDLHHQLRVLRAARELNEERGVTVCVVLHDIGQAARFADNLIALRDGEPYEWGPPDEVVTPDLLADVFGVEAEVGFGPEGPTIVPRKPVDEE
- a CDS encoding DUF7522 family protein, coding for MVRSADNATDQRLSALEHACRGVVGDRLRSVSVDGPEYSGTLYRRSDLAPGTDGPVHEAMAEGASCEVLTDGGRSSPPSADPDGGQTVCEFDRGYVARMQIGETSVVATTDGLKMDRESELSAAVRGVFE